In a single window of the Terriglobus roseus genome:
- a CDS encoding cupin domain-containing protein translates to MSGIEDEKSSSINPSRRKFLGSSSAALAAAALVALPSGAQTRQGTRNAEHDHSANNPAQENKILLGENPNSNNPPPSDSGDVGPIWYSFDLVHKRIQEGGWTHQVTAREFPSSTDIAGVNMRLTAGAYRELHWHTADEWAYMLYGNARVTVLNPDGTMFVGDVSEGDLWVFPAGYPHSIQGLGPDGCEFLLVFNQGLFSEDNTFLISEWVAHTPTEVLTKNFGLQEGQLEKLPISSLYIFPGEVPKNSVAQDKAEIGGAKVASIPQYTFRMRSMEPTVKTAGGEVRIVDSRNFPVSKHIAAALVIVKPGAMREMHWHPNATEWQFYLQGKARMTVFMPVGNARTMDYNANDVGFVPAVAGHYIENTGDTDLIFLEMFATDQFMDVTLNNWIRRLPASIASAHLNLDAKTLSKIPAEKQEVLK, encoded by the coding sequence ATGAGCGGTATCGAAGACGAGAAGAGCAGCAGCATCAATCCATCTCGCAGGAAATTTCTGGGATCAAGTTCTGCGGCGCTGGCAGCAGCAGCACTTGTCGCTCTACCGTCTGGAGCACAGACGAGGCAGGGAACGAGGAATGCAGAGCACGATCACTCTGCGAATAACCCTGCGCAGGAGAACAAGATCCTGCTTGGAGAGAATCCAAATTCCAACAATCCACCTCCCAGCGATAGCGGCGATGTCGGTCCTATCTGGTACTCCTTCGATCTTGTGCACAAGCGCATCCAGGAAGGTGGCTGGACGCACCAGGTGACGGCTCGCGAGTTCCCGAGCTCGACTGACATTGCCGGTGTGAACATGCGCCTGACGGCTGGAGCTTATCGCGAACTGCACTGGCATACCGCGGATGAGTGGGCCTACATGCTTTATGGCAACGCCCGCGTCACGGTTCTGAATCCTGATGGAACCATGTTTGTGGGCGATGTGAGCGAAGGCGATCTGTGGGTCTTTCCCGCGGGCTATCCACATTCGATCCAAGGCCTTGGGCCGGACGGTTGTGAATTTCTGCTTGTGTTCAACCAGGGACTCTTTTCGGAAGACAACACATTCCTCATATCGGAGTGGGTCGCACATACGCCGACGGAGGTGCTGACCAAGAACTTCGGTCTACAGGAAGGGCAACTGGAAAAGCTGCCCATTAGCTCGCTCTACATCTTTCCCGGCGAAGTGCCAAAGAATTCGGTCGCGCAGGATAAGGCGGAGATCGGTGGTGCAAAGGTCGCATCGATACCGCAGTACACCTTCCGTATGCGCTCTATGGAGCCGACAGTAAAGACAGCGGGCGGTGAGGTTCGCATTGTTGATTCGCGAAACTTCCCAGTGTCCAAACACATTGCGGCTGCCTTGGTCATTGTGAAGCCGGGAGCCATGCGCGAGATGCACTGGCATCCCAATGCCACTGAGTGGCAGTTCTATCTGCAGGGGAAAGCCCGTATGACCGTGTTCATGCCGGTGGGCAATGCTCGCACCATGGACTACAACGCGAATGATGTTGGCTTCGTACCAGCGGTGGCTGGTCACTACATCGAAAACACCGGCGATACCGACTTGATCTTCCTTGAGATGTTTGCGACGGACCAATTCATGGACGTGACGCTCAACAACTGGATCCGTCGTCTGCCGGCGTCCATTGCCAGTGCTCACCTGAATCTAGATGCCAAGACGCTTTCGAAGATTCCGGCCGAGAAACAGGAAGTCCTGAAGTAG
- a CDS encoding efflux transporter outer membrane subunit, whose translation MKLQLSRRGFLGLVTAAAQTSVYLLTGCMVGPKYIRPAVQTPPAYTAPVAEGGQDIGQVAWWHIFQDDELDHLESVAAIANEDIAIAVARYDKAAATTRTMRAGRLPQVGAVVGAERNREPKFRPNNATTGRAITYNDFATELTASYELDAWGRVRRSIQKSSALRQAASAEVSFVRLTVQAEIAADLCDVREADEELTILDEQIANASHAARLVGTRLHRGLSTAQDLQRTVALADQLQADRQVVSLRRTQFVTAIAILTGQPPERFTIAVRTRPLISPLIPAGVPAQLLLRRPDIAEAERQMSSASAGIGLAKANFLPTLTLTGLAGYQSTNAASLVDWQSTVESLAISAVAPIFTGGRRHAAEDQARAAYRESLEQYKKTVLQAYGGVEDQLAALESLKQQLRYQREVAEADRDVLRLAQQSYTAGLVSYLDVTTAQAALELSEQNICVLSGHAMVASVALIKELGGGWEEIPLP comes from the coding sequence ATGAAGTTACAGCTTTCACGTAGGGGTTTCCTCGGTCTGGTAACTGCGGCTGCCCAGACAAGCGTGTACCTGTTGACAGGTTGCATGGTCGGGCCGAAGTATATTCGGCCTGCAGTGCAAACGCCACCGGCATATACCGCGCCTGTTGCAGAGGGCGGTCAGGACATTGGGCAGGTGGCGTGGTGGCACATCTTTCAGGATGACGAACTCGATCATCTTGAGTCTGTAGCGGCAATCGCGAATGAAGACATTGCAATCGCGGTGGCTCGCTATGACAAAGCAGCCGCCACGACGCGCACCATGCGTGCCGGTCGTTTGCCCCAGGTCGGCGCGGTTGTTGGGGCGGAGCGCAACCGCGAGCCGAAGTTCAGACCGAATAATGCTACGACCGGGCGTGCGATCACCTACAACGACTTCGCCACGGAACTTACTGCGAGCTATGAGCTGGATGCGTGGGGACGCGTTCGGCGCTCTATCCAGAAGTCCTCCGCGCTGCGTCAGGCGGCAAGCGCAGAAGTGAGCTTCGTTCGATTAACCGTGCAAGCGGAGATCGCTGCAGACCTTTGTGACGTACGGGAAGCGGATGAGGAACTCACAATCCTTGACGAGCAGATCGCGAATGCTTCCCATGCTGCGAGGCTCGTTGGTACACGTCTTCATCGCGGCCTGAGCACTGCACAGGATCTTCAACGGACAGTCGCTCTGGCCGATCAACTACAAGCGGATCGGCAGGTGGTCAGCCTGCGCCGCACACAGTTTGTGACGGCAATCGCGATCCTGACTGGGCAGCCCCCGGAGCGCTTCACGATCGCGGTGCGCACGCGGCCGCTCATCTCGCCACTGATACCCGCAGGCGTGCCCGCACAACTTCTGCTTCGAAGGCCGGATATCGCAGAAGCAGAACGTCAGATGTCATCGGCGAGTGCGGGTATCGGTCTTGCAAAGGCAAATTTCCTTCCGACGCTTACATTGACAGGGCTTGCCGGATATCAGAGCACCAACGCTGCGTCTCTCGTCGACTGGCAGAGCACGGTCGAATCACTCGCAATATCGGCCGTCGCTCCAATCTTTACGGGTGGGCGCCGGCACGCGGCGGAAGATCAGGCGAGGGCCGCCTATCGAGAATCTCTAGAGCAATACAAGAAGACTGTCCTGCAAGCCTATGGGGGTGTCGAAGATCAGTTGGCCGCACTGGAGTCCTTGAAGCAACAGCTGCGGTATCAGCGTGAAGTGGCAGAGGCGGACAGGGACGTCTTGAGGCTCGCTCAACAGAGTTATACCGCCGGGCTTGTGAGCTATTTAGATGTCACGACTGCCCAGGCAGCGCTGGAATTGTCCGAACAGAACATCTGCGTTCTTTCCGGTCACGCGATGGTCGCCTCCGTTGCTTTGATCAAAGAGCTTGGTGGCGGTTGGGAAGAGATCCCGTTGCCCTGA
- a CDS encoding efflux RND transporter periplasmic adaptor subunit: protein MNNALPADLPAGTSARVSRFLLVPLLLCIAGVAVAVIRHHDSQSLANDSRKLAIQPVSVVFPSHGNSTELLVLPAAIEAYTEASVFARSNGYMRSWSADIGSRVRKGETLAVVDTPELDQQVRGAAASLEQASANLHLAHTTAARYEGLEGSEAVSQQDVDQTRQGLRAQQAFVQVAAAESVRLKKLQGFEQVVAPFDGVITRRGIDIGDLVNAGRGATGTELFHLAQVSVVRVFLNVPETNSANVSTGMEAVVEPLTLPGEKFTGRVVRSSRAIDPASHTLRVEVDVPNPAGRMLPGTFANVTLHVGDVRPVLIVPSEAVLYQAAGPQVAVVTNGRIALRKVRLGTDFGETIEVLDGVGSGDAVVSSPPDYVLNGTPVAVVAKAH, encoded by the coding sequence ATGAACAATGCTCTTCCAGCAGACTTACCTGCAGGCACCAGCGCCAGGGTGTCGCGATTCCTTCTTGTTCCGCTGCTGCTGTGCATTGCGGGCGTTGCGGTTGCCGTCATTCGTCATCATGATTCCCAGTCACTGGCTAACGATTCGCGCAAGCTGGCGATACAGCCTGTGTCTGTGGTCTTTCCGAGTCACGGCAACTCCACAGAACTGCTGGTTCTGCCTGCGGCGATTGAAGCTTACACAGAGGCCTCTGTCTTCGCTCGCAGCAATGGTTACATGCGAAGCTGGTCCGCGGACATTGGCTCTCGCGTGCGCAAGGGCGAGACGCTCGCAGTAGTGGACACGCCGGAACTCGATCAACAGGTCCGCGGGGCAGCTGCTTCCCTGGAGCAGGCGAGTGCGAATCTTCATCTCGCGCACACGACGGCTGCTCGCTATGAAGGGCTCGAGGGATCGGAAGCGGTCTCGCAGCAGGACGTGGATCAAACCCGGCAGGGTCTGCGGGCGCAACAGGCATTCGTTCAGGTTGCCGCTGCGGAATCTGTGCGGCTGAAGAAGCTGCAGGGGTTCGAACAGGTTGTGGCGCCCTTCGACGGTGTCATCACGCGAAGAGGTATTGACATTGGTGATCTGGTGAACGCCGGGCGTGGTGCGACTGGAACGGAGCTGTTTCATTTGGCGCAGGTGAGCGTAGTGCGCGTCTTCCTGAATGTTCCGGAGACGAACAGTGCGAATGTCTCGACTGGCATGGAGGCTGTCGTGGAGCCTCTCACGCTGCCTGGAGAGAAATTTACGGGTCGAGTCGTGCGGAGCAGCCGCGCGATCGATCCGGCGTCTCATACGCTGCGGGTGGAAGTGGACGTGCCGAATCCCGCAGGACGCATGCTGCCTGGCACCTTTGCGAACGTCACTCTTCACGTCGGCGACGTTCGGCCCGTATTGATTGTGCCTTCAGAGGCTGTCCTATATCAGGCTGCGGGACCACAGGTTGCTGTGGTGACTAATGGCCGAATTGCGCTTCGCAAGGTGCGCCTTGGCACTGACTTTGGAGAGACGATTGAAGTTCTTGACGGTGTCGGAAGCGGCGACGCGGTGGTTTCTTCTCCTCCGGATTATGTCCTGAATGGAACGCCGGTGGCAGTCGTCGCGAAAGCGCACTAG